GTGGCACGCGGTCATGCGGCAGCACTCCTCGGTCGGTGGAATCATTCGCTTACGAAAGGGAAGGGAAAATGGAATAAAATGTGAAGAGAATACTCTTAAATGGAAGTACTTTTTGGATTTAAAATGCTAAAAAGTATCCGAAACGACTGTCTCTGGGCGTATACTTCTGAAACATCAGAGACCTGTGGGCTGTGAGTCTCCCCGACTCGCCATTATAGAGGGTTTTTACAAGTTTCGTGTGTCGAAAGTTCTATGTTCCAGGGTTTTCTTGTACATAGCCTTGCTTTTCGTCCTATTCGATTACTCAATGTTCATCATTATTGTGTGTTTGCAGATGCTTTGGCTGCTGTTGTGGCAGTGGCGATGACACGGATGTCATCCAGGACAACTGCTGCCTGTGCAACTATGCCGCACTGAAGAAAACCCTCCAGCTGGGCGACATCGACATCGTATATGCCACCTATCATGTGGATGTGGGGGAGACGCCGTTCTTTGTGGCCATCGACTATACACAGCGGTCGATTGTGATCAGCATCAGGGGTACGCTGAGCATGAAGGATATACTCACCGATCTGAATGCCGAGGCGGAggtgctgccgctgcagccGCCGCGTGACGATTGGCTGGGGCACAAGGGCATGGTCCAGACGGCCATTTACATACGGAACAAACTGCTCGAGGAGAATCTCATTGAGCGGGCACTGCAGCGCAACACAGAGCGGCAGACGCACACGTTCGATCTGGTGTTGGTGGGGCACTCGCTGGGCGCTGGGACGGCTGCCATTCTGGCGATACTCCTCAAGCCAGAGCATCCGACGTTGCAGTGTTTTAGCTATTCACCGCCTGGGGGTTTGCTCAGGTGGGGACTAGAAATATCTTCTTCATTTGGCTGTGGCCTTAATTGTTGCATTTTTCAGTATGCCTGCCGTTGAGTACTCGAAATCGTTCATCACTTCGGTGGTGCTTGGGAAGGATGTGGTGCCGCGCATTGGCCTCAATCAAATGGAAGCCCTGCGTGCGGATCTCATCAATGCCATTCAGCGTAGTGTGGACCCCAAGGTAGGAGCAGTATTATCTCCCTCTTAACGTGATTTAAACCCCTGTTGTGCGCCGTTTTTTCGCAGTGGAAAACCATTTCCTGTTCGGTAATTTGCTGTGGCTGCGGACCAGAGCCCACATCTGTGGTGAATATGTCCGGCCAGGACACGCACATCAATCAGTACCAGGAGGTAATCCATCCACCCATCGAATTGCCCCCTCCGCTCCCTCAAGAGAATCGAATAATCAATTTGGCGATAAATTTTTTTGCAGGAGCGTGGAACGGCCCGTTCGACCAGCGCCCATCCGACGGACAGCTCAATAGCTTTAACGCTCCACCAGCCCTTATATCCGCCCGGTCGCATCATACACATAGTGCGGCATCATCCCAAGCCCGATGAGTGAGTAGCTCCAGCTTTGTTGGCCCTGTAGCCTGTCCGTTGATAACAGCCCTAAATTTAGAGGCGGACGCGGACGCTGACGCATCTATTTCCTTCTCCAACCCCTACTGAACCCCACTCTGATCCCAGGCGGACCGAACCGATCCCCTTGTTAtgttttcgtttcgttgttgtttcatttgatttgAGATCCGCTTCTTGAAGGTTGCGACAAGCCCCATTTCGCTAATACGCTAATTGCTGTGTGATAATGAGCCTCGGAAACGGCATCGGCCTTATCACCGCAGCTCAATGCTGGAGAGATCATCGCTCAAGCTGCGATCTGAGTCACCTCTTCCCCATGACGTCAGAGACGTGCAGCGACTCGCGGGTGCCTCGTAAAACAAGTGAAACGAAAGTTTGCTTTGGAGCTCGATAGATAGacttgttttatttatttattaaaattgcAGACCACGATAGATCCTAGCCAGAGCCACAAGTCGCTCAGGTTGGAAATAGATTGATAATCTTACAGAACAAATATTTGGCAGGCTTCTGGAACCATCCTCTGCACCCTCTGCGACCTATCCTATACGTATCTGTACGTTATAGCAACCCATTCAGTAATTGATAGTGATATTTCCTGGTCCTGGAGCTGGGTAACTTTTACAATTCTCAGCGGTTGATGAGTATAAATGTCTCTCAGTATATGCTCCTGAGTCCCTTCATTAACTCGAATAAATTCGTGCTTTTTCGCTTCAATGTTGTGCCTACGTAAGACTCACGTGGGTGCACACATTCCTTCAACCTCTACCGGCATGGCATTCTAGTTATAGAATGCTCCCAAAAGAGCGTGTAATCTGTAGTTTGGGGATCAAACCAGCGCATTTTGTGACCCCTAAGGCAGCCCGGCCTCCAATTGATTGCCCCTCCGTGGCATGGCATCCATGGGCAGAGAGTACGACAGAAATCTGTTAAACGAACAATGGGCCCTGCCGCCCCACCAAAAGTTTCTCATTTGTCCtattttttcttgttttgtgCTCAGTTATTGCATATTTTGGTTGTTgaactttgttttttttcgtttGTGCCCCACTCCTGCCCCAAAAATtccaaacaaaaaaactacaaaagaaaaggaaaaaaaaaatctagAAAATAATGTACGAAAAATACTCATAtctttcaggcaaaaatacgACAGTGGTTGGAGGTAGGCACACAATAACACTACactacacgcacacacacacacacacacacacacacacacacacacacacacacacacaaaacatgccacatgccacatgccacatgcatCCACAAACTTCATAGAAACAAAGTGCATCCTGTGCATCCTATGCATCCCTCCATGCAACCAACAGAATGAACAGAAACCGAAAGAGGAGCTTGAGCAGTGCACTGCAGTAActtgtctctctttctctctcttcctcCTTATCTCTTTCTGTATATGTCTATGCCACTCTTGCTCGTGTTCGCTctcttacacacacacacacacacgtacacacGCACACCCACACATGTACCAACACATACATACagtttctctctctgtctagTATTTTCGTTGTTGAATTTAGTGGGAATCCCCCTCCCATCTTCAGAGATCTCCTAGTCATCTTCTGTTTTCCTTAGTGCATGAATGAAACAAAAAGTTAATCGATGCATGCATCATTCCTTACCCTTACTCCTTAGAAAGTGTCTCTATAagtgtttctctctctctcccagcTTGGCTTAGCCTGGAAATACTTTTTCCTTATATATACCCCAATATACATACCAATACCCCATGTGCATGCCAAGAAACCCCAGCATCAAGTTCTAATTTAAACTCTATACTAGAAAAGTAGACTGAATTTAGCCATAGCCACATATTATccaaatatacaatatatccAGATACTATTTAACGAATGTGTTGTATTAATGATGTGCTTGAAATATTTTACAGAAATGTGCTAAAGAGTCGAGAGCCCGTATACCAGGCTATTTGGGCCGATTCCACGGATTTTGATGAGGTCCTCATATCACCGGTAATGCTGCAGGATCATATGCCTGACAAGGTTCTGGCTGCACTCAAGAAGGTAATTTCGGAGTTCGACGATGAGCGCACCTCCTCCGTGCACAGCTATTCAACAGCCAGTTGATCGGATGGATCAATGCCAATGCCCCCTCCCGAGGAATGAATTGAATAGACTTTTGATGATTACTACCAACCACCACCTTCCCGTCGTCGTGTTGTCCTATAGCGTATATAGCCTCTAATATGTTTAGTACATGAAGCACCGATCTAGTTAGTTAGCTCGACtgttgttgtatttttttttttttgttgccttaGTCTAGTGGTAAGGTCGAAAAGCGTTCGCTGCCCATTACCGAACACCCAAGAAAAACCTCAAGAAACCACTTGAAAAACAAGCCAATCGAACACTTCGGCCCACATATATCATGACAAACTCACAAACATATCTATTTAATGCCTATCTATATGTACAATATGTTTAATTATTTTATAATGCTGTCTAGTCGTAAGGCCGCTTATCGCTTATAATTTGTATGAATTTTGTTCGGCACTTAATTTTGTTTGTAttaatttattgatttttgCTTGTCGATAGTTAAGAACTTATTCTTTGTTGTTCCTTTTGATACTacaagtatgtatgtatgtatgtccaAGAAATAGAAGAGGAGGAGCCAGATTACTTAGCCAAAACTAAACAAAGCACTTGAACCCCTGTCCAATCTATTGTATTTATCGATGGCTGAGAGGTGAGGCATTGCCAATGGAGTTAATCCTAAGTTATAGTACATAATAGTACATGAATATTCGCTTTTGTACGACTCAATTATCTCTTAAGTTTAAAAACATGTAATTTGCATTTCTTTGCGTTTTTCTTTATCTCAATGTTGGTTTTtgtctttttctttgtttttggtATGACGAATATATACACATTTGtatgaaaaatatttattttaattgggtATGGAGTGCACTCGCTACTCGTTGAAACTCAACGAATGAGTACCTGTTTTGAAGTTTTAGGAATTCTAAATTGTTTTTcatttaaattattatttgTATCTGCTGAAAGAACACGTGGATACGCAAGAGACGAGCACAATAAACAATAATTGATGCTTGGTATAATTTTCTAatgatttttattgatttcATTCTTTTGTATTTGATTTGGTAAGTTAATTGAGTTCTCAATCTTTCATTATGCTTTAACCACACTGAATACCACCAATTGAATCACCcaaaaatcacacacacaACAACCCACACATACCCACAGAAACATCTGCTGCATGGGAATGTTTGTAATTGTCGTAAAGCTTTTGAATGGctaaaaaacaaaagaaaagtatACAAATATACTCATATATGCATCTCCGCTACGGTTGAGTTGGGAAGAGGTCTCAGCCATTAGATGATGTGTGCGCTAGCTAGTTGCTAGGTGAGAGAGTAGTGGATCTAGGCTGTAGGTATGCCCCGAATTCCCTGCCCCGCCATGGCCCCACCCCCCGCCCGCCCCTTAGCTGAtctgatcggatcggatcggatcagaGTATTTATTATATGTAGGTAAATCTACTTGTATCTGACGAACTGTTGCTGTATTCAACGATGAACTTAATTATGTTTGCTTTTTCGTTTGCTTTTTTTTCGACATcgatgtgtctgtgtgtgtgaaattgaACCGATAAACGATAACCGATAACAAAATACCATTTGATTTTGTATGTGACCAAACCGAATCGATGATTGATGTGCACAGGTCGTGTCTTGTAGAGAACGTACCGTAAAGGCATGTACAACTCGTAAACGTAATGAAAACACGACAataactacaactacaactacaacaacaacaattacaACTACAACTACGACAACACAAAATACAGATACCAGGTACAACCGCCCGCCATCTATGTACTTCTAAAATCtactaaaaacaaaaattatcATTAAAAAGACAACAAACTTTTCCATTTTGCTCTCGTTAAAAGTAAACAAATCCAAACACAAATTCTTAAAATATCCCGAATTACAagtctctatctctctctctctctctctctctatatatatatatatatgtatactatataTGTTTCGCTCCCGCTCTCAACCTAACCTTCAAATAAGAAAAACCTATCCATTTTGTAAAACTCTCTAAACATAAATTGAACTCGATGTCTACTATGTACAAGAAAAAGCCAATCTCGATATTGTGTCCTGCACCGATAAGCTAGCACTTCACCCCCCCTTTCCCCCGAAATTTACCATCCATTTAGCAACTGTACTTTAacccccgccccccccccccccccataaCCACCTATACACACCACTTCAGATTCTTACTTATTTTCAACCAACAATGCAAGGCTTGGCTGTCCTATCGAACATTTTGACGTAACTGTACTTACTCGCTATGCcactgcatctgcatctgcaccAGTCTCTCGCTCGATCCAGCTACTACTACACACTCATCTGTCCaactgtacatacatatacacgcATCCCCTATCCACATCTACTCGTCTGTTTTccgcatacatacatacaaatatgTTTAACTACAAGCTGTATAAATCAGGATTGATAATTAATTTTAGTAAGAAAACAAACATAGGCTTAAGATTAACATTTACTTAATATCAGTACACTCATCTGGTATCTCTTGCTGCTCCTTTCCTCTCCCCctctcacacacactctctTCTCTCGCTAGGTTGTAACAACGAGTGGGCCACGAAAACCATTACGCCAGACCTCGAATGCATTCTCCACCACATCAAACGAAGGCCAAGATACGGATCAGGAGGCGCCCAAGCTGAGTGGTCACGACAATGAGACCGAAGTGAAGCCGGATCAGGGCCAGACCATCTCGCACCAAACACAGATGCAGACGCAGACACTGCACTGCAAGCGTCCATCGCAAAGTTCCTACACGAACCTGAGCAACTGCCTTCTGCTGACGCCGACGGCCCAGCACAAGCTCTGCCTGGAGACGTCCTTTACCAATGGTTCAGCCAAGGAGCAGCTCCAGGCTCAGCAGCAGCGAATCATATGCACTGTGGGTGGCGGCAGCAAGGCCTCCTCCATAGCGGGCAGCATCTTTGGACGCAGCCAGATGAGCAACAACACAACCACACCGTACGACATATCAAGCGCCCTGGATGACAGCATCACCACGGTGGCCATGCGCCAGAGTCCATCGCTGATGAGTGAGACGGCCACTGTGATTGtgaatgcggagagcgagagGGCAGTACCACGGCTGAAAGCGGTGGCCTTCGACATGGCACTGACACCGCCGCCCTCGCTGCCCCTGCTGGGTCGCCAGCATTCGGAAAGGAAGCCTCGTACGCTGCCGTTGGCCCAGGTGCCAGCCCTGCGCAGGGCCTCGGATGCGGGCGTTGATCTGCTCCACGACGATTGGTATGGCCTGGCACCGTTGGCCAGTCCCGAGACCCTCTCGGAGATATCCAGCGTCTCGTCTCGCACCAGTGTGCCCATCAGCCTGGCCAACAGCATCGAGCGGTATCTGCAGCACATGGGTGTCAGCGCCGTCAGTGCTCCAAAGGTACCGCTCGAGGACATATTCGAGTCACAGATGCACACCCCGAAGGTGATGCGCCGTGCGCCCAAATTCACCGAGAACCTGGCCGGCTGTGCCGAGGATACCCGCAATCTGGACCAGTACAAGCGTATGGGCCGCGTCTTTGTCACATTCCCACGCATCTTTCCCGACCAGCAGCCGCACAGCCTGAACTCCAGCGACGACAGCTTCGAGTCCGCCTCGGCCCACAGCCTGCAACGGCTACAGCTGCCCCCATCCGCGACTGTCAAGTGTGGGGCCAGCTCCAAGTCCGCCGACCAGCTGGACGGCGATCAGGAGTCGGCGCGTCAGGCACCGGCAGCCAAGAAGCTCACATTCAGTGACAGCGACATCCTGGCCGAGGAGCACTGCCTGCGCCTGTGTCCGCACTGTCCCTGTGGCCGCGACTCGCAGCGTGGCTGCTGCACCCGATCCGATCACAGCCAGTGCTCCGAAGGAGGGACAAGCGGCACACTCGGACTGGGCTCCACGGACACGAGCTACTACAGCGCCAACTCTTCGCTGGAGCAGTTTGTTACGCCCGGcaggcaccagcagcaccagcaccagcagcagcagcagcaacagcaacagctgaACGGCGTACTCCATCTGGATGAGATTCTCATGCGTCCCGGCGTGCTAGAGTCTCATTTCCCGGTCATCGGCGGCAGTGGTGGCTGCATAGAGACCCCGGCTATTGTGGCACCCGCCTCACCTTCGCCGCTTAGCAATGGCAAGCGGCCGGACgtggtcggcggaagagttcgCAAGCGTCTGTCCTCGGAGGAGTTTGTTTTCACGCGCAGCGAGGATTTACCCACTCTAGTACAAATCGGTGATAGGAGCAATCATAGCTCTCCATCGGGACGCAAACGCAAGGGCTGCGTGTATCCGGCCGGCACCAGCATACGGATCGATGCCCTTGGCGCGGCTGCGTCCTCATCCCCAACGTCCATTAGTAAATTTTCCCGCACTCGCGTGGCCATTGGAGCCGGAGCAGGTGGTGTGGCCAAGAAAGCTGCCACAAATAACGAAAGTAATGTTTAATAGTTGTAAGAAAGCAGTACCTTATCCAGCCGATGCAGACAGATAACCGACAAACCAATCAATATTCCATTGCAATTGCTTTACGAACAACAAACCAATGCGattaaacaaacaaacaaaatacaaCCTAACAATTTTTGCATACCAAATACCTAAGAAGTTTAGCGTTAACACTGGCGTTTAATAGTGAATAAAtgcaatatacatatacatatataaatatatttttttgtggaGCCAACTGGCTAAATTGAGAAAAACCCTAAGCGATGACAAATTTTAATAAAAcgttttaaaaaaattaaaaaacccGAGTCAAAGTGTTCTTAATGGGAATTATGTCAGAACTAACGATATTTAGCGGAGTACGAAATGAAGTTGGCTGCAAACACACCGACGTGAAGTTGGTCGCGCCACGAGGCCACATCCAAGGGCTACAACTTAACCTCTAATTCATTTATTTACAAATATTTGTATAGGGTCATTTCGATCGGCTCAGGGCCTTGAATATATAGGAATTTATTCGATTTTAGTGTTTTGCAGAATAGCGACAGTATTCGTCTCTGGTGGGCTTCACCTCCCTCGTCGTCTTCACGAATCCGTAGCCCTTTTCGCCATACTCTGAGACCCGCAATTCGCTCCGATTCTAGCGACAGGAGACTTACCCTGCTGGGATCGAATCGATGGGATCGGTGGGGCTCGCAGTGTCCGCGTCGTCTTCCTCACCCCTAATCACCTCTCTCGAAGGTCCCGGCTCTGACGGTGGTTCCAGTCTCAGCAGCTAACAAATATTCTGTAGCTGAccctggacagactgagagctataccccagcccaggattaCAATCTTACAATAAGTAGAACCATATGAAACGTTGCGTTGACAAAAAAGATACAAGAAGGCGGGTAAAAACTATTTTGACACATCTGCAATCTCATATCCTGTAACAAAGTTCTCCAGCAGGAACTGTAAAAAAGTTGATGAATCTGTGTATGGCCTTCCCTGCTTCAAGGGAACATGCAAACTTTTCATCTCCGTTGGCTTAAAGTTTTGTTTCCCGGAGGGTAGAAGGGGGAGTCCCAAGCTGAGTCGAGGACTCCAACCAGTTAAAGTTGAATATCCGAGCACTCGCGTATAATGTGTTGAATAAGTTGTCTCTCCGCCGTGCCGCACGTGGCGTATACTTCATATTTCCCTACTGAATCAGAGTCGCTGTCTGACAGTGTCTATGCGGATGAATGTTGACCTTGCGTTGTCTGGCCCGCGAAGGTTGTTAGAGGTTTTTCGCTCTTgcaacgaaacgaaacaatTGAATTTAAATGCAACTGCCAAATGCATTTGGATTCACCCATCTCTACCTCTCCTGACATGAGCAAAACCCCTCGTGGAAGCCTGCTTCTCCAGCATAGGGCATGGGACCTCCTGGAGCTGTCTGCAAATCTGCACCTGCTGCTCCTTCGATCTTCAGCAGGCATTGAATCCTATCTCAAAACAGTAGCTGACCATCTCATTGGGTGGTTCTATGGTGCATCCCTCCACTATAGAGAGATCCAGGGGCCAGGGTAAAAAATACCACCATTACAATTCCAGGGGCATTCCAATTCTCTCATGTGGATGGGGTTTGGTTTCGCACTCCGTCGTTTTTGGGCATTGATAAGGGATGTCCTTCCTTTCCGGAAGTTGtaaaaacagagagagagcctTGAATGTCACTTAAATATAGCCGTGAAAAATAAACAGTTTATAATGTAATCCATAAATCGTCACAAAAGGACCAAATCCATAAGTGATGAAGAATTCTATATGCCGGAGACTCTTTGTTTTTGGACATTTTTCAGCTTTTTGTGTGTACGTTTTGTGTTATTATAATGAATATTCGGATGGAAGCCAATTTAATTAAGTTTACCTTTCATTTTGCTGTGTGCCTTCCTACACTTTCTTACACTTCTTTGAGACAATGTCATTCAACTCTGGTTGTGTTGTGTGGTGGCTTCGGGAGCGTGAACCTGGCGCTGCCTTGCCCTGTCCAATGAGTGCCatgccttgccttgcctttCTGCCCAAACCCCGGCAAGGCTTCGTTCCTtgcgccccccccccccccccccaactGTTCCCAGTTGCGTAGTAATTTGCGATTCATTCATAAATTGCTGCCTCCTCCTCGTGGGGAACGACTCAACAAACTGGGGAAATTATCCGCGTCGGCGCAGTTCCAGTGACCAGGTGTTCCTAGCTACTAGCTCTTCTCAGTCCTCGCTGTGCACAGTTACCAGATGTTTCCATCCCCCTTTTGTTCCCAGGTTTTACCTGTGCCCAGTCCCCGCTGTTCCCAGTTCCTAGTATTCCTATTCCCAGCTTCTGATGTTCCCGGCTATTAGCTATTCCCAGTCCCCACTGTTCCCAGTTATTTTATGTTCCCAGTCTACAATTTTCGCTGTTACAGTCTCTTCCCAGTTATCACCTGTTCCCAGTCTCCGCTGTTCCGGGTCCCAGCTGTTCTCAGTTAGCAGATGCTCCCGGTTTACAGCTAGCCGGTGTTCCCAGTTCATACTGTTTCCAGCTAGCAGGTGTTCCCTGTCTCTACTGTTTCCATCTAGCAGGTGCTCCCAGTCTCCGCTATGAGAACGACAAAATACTGTGAATGAGACGCGGATAGGGGAAATACTGGTGGTAGACGAGCAGATAACGAAAGTTAAGAGAGCGCCAGCTTTCTCTTAAATTCGCACTGGGAACAATTGCGTTGCGTGGCAAAGGACGGGGTGCTTTTCTTCCTTCAAGAAGGAGACGGAATCCTCCGCATCCACGTACATAGATTGTGCGTGTGTGCTCATTAAACATTTGCATACGTCGAGCGCTAATAATTGTGTAAATAAAACACATGTAGGTACATATTTTTATGATAATTTAACAAAGAAATTTGGCACAATTTGTGCAGAGCGAACGTGTGAAGCATCTTAATCTGATCTGAAGAATATGGAAAACTGTTATTAATCGTCACATAGCATTTGAATCTGCAGCGCCCCTAAGTCACGTTCATTCGACAGCCCCGATTATGGGTATTCTTCAATTGACATTAATTCTTCTTTACCACAAACCATTCCAAATACCCGAGATTCCAACGTAGCTAAAATTCGGTCTATGGCACTGCCTTTTTTTCCCACTAACTAACCGCCAAATGAAGCCTTAACTAACTTAACAGAGAGTCAGCCTAGGCACCTACCTTACTGGACGAATTTGAATGTAACTTCGACCTGAACTAAACCGAACTGAACTTACCAGCGGCTACCAAACATTCCTATCAATCAAAAAACATATTGGCTAAGGCTCTGCGCTGTCCAGTCCATCCCACTCCCAGCTCAGAGCTGGCAGCCACCCACCCACTGCAACCTTGAAGGATAAGTTGTTGACATTCTCCGCACATccgcagctccagctccaatCTGGGCATCGACTGCAGCTCCTCTGGCGTCGTGACTGGACGATGACTGGGCTCTGATTCGTTGCTACTTATCTACTCATTGTATGTGCACGCTTCGCTTGATGTTGAGGCACTAAGCTGTCAATGTCGCGTTTACGGAGACACGGCCATAGGAAGCGACAGAGGGATAGAAGGAGAGAGCGGGTGTCACACATAGAGTGAGTGTCCTTGCTTTGTGTGGTCATGGAGTAGCCACATTAGAGGCACGTTTGGAGCCAATTGCCGCATAAAACGAAGAAAATCACTGAAAACAACTGACAGCGAAACTGAGAGTAAAAGGGAAGACTGAGCTGAAAGGCAGGCAACATCAAATAAGAATGATTTAAGTAGTCAAGTAATCCGACTATAAGATACCCCGAACTCAGCAAACAATCAAATGTTTAACTTAATGTTTAATTTTGTAGATCGGAGAAACAGATGTGCACACTATGGATCTAGTAATCATAAAGAGCATACAGAGAGACATAGCTTAAAGGTGGGATAGGTGCTCACGTATACATTCAAATGTGCTAGAACTTTAATAACAACGAGCGGGAACGTTGTTAAACATTCATTTGTTTGGTTTCTACCGACCAAGCGGAAATATTCCTTTTGCAGAAAAGTATATCCTTTAGTTCGCAAATTTCTGATCAAAAAAAGCACTGCAGTACAAATGGGATGAATGTAAGCAGCAGATTGGCCATGGGATGGGAATGGAAAGTAGGCGAAATATAGAAGGGAAGCCGCTTAGTCGCTTGAGTCTCCCAGAGCTGTTCGGGAATCACCTGCGAAAGTGACATATAGATTTcataaaaatgattttaaaATTCGATGCATTCTTTGGAGTGTCACTCGCTTCTTTAGCCACCCTTCGATGTGCGCTTATCAGGCTTATAAAAGCTTTTACCTTTCAATTTCCGCTCCACGGAAGAAAGCCTTTCCATCCATTAGCCCGTGgccagcgaggcaagagcacACTTTGACATGCCGCAAAAATAGGCTCAAAATTTGTTACAGGACACAAATACTGATAGTTAAGAGATTATCGAAGACCAATTTTCAGTAATTCTGATATCCAAGGGCGATGCAGGATACATATGCCATCGCTGGTATTCAACTATTTGTGCCTTCATAAAAGTTTTCGCTGGTATGTCCAACAGATCTAACAGTCTCAATTGCTTACCAAAGATGATTGAACACACAAGAACGGGGAATTCCCCAACCGAATAGTTCGTTCAACTGGCAATCGCTGGACGTGGCCATGTCCTGGGGCGCATAAACCAAATGAGCAAAGCTTTTAGCTGTTAGCTGTTAACTGGTCCCGTTGCGGCAGCCGATACCACAGCAACACCACCAATACCACCAGCAGTGGGTCAACTCAAAGTGAATGCCTCTCTTTTTTGGCGGCTGTCAAGGGGACGGGGGAGGGGTCACCCGCCGCCATTGGCAATTATTTTGAAACAAATTGTCAATAAATGAAACAGAACTTTTAGATTGCTTTCGGCTTTGTTCTTGCTCTCCGCTCGGCATACATATAGATTTGTCTTTAGTTTAAGCCGTCGTCTTTGGGGCGCCATCTCATTTACATAGACAAAAGCCTCCGATGGATCTCAGACTCCGCTGGGGGACTCCCTCTCTACTCCGCTAGGGTCCTCTCAGGTTAAGGTCCAGCCCGTAACAGCTGCGTCATCGCGTTAA
The Drosophila miranda strain MSH22 chromosome XL, D.miranda_PacBio2.1, whole genome shotgun sequence genome window above contains:
- the LOC108164307 gene encoding sn1-specific diacylglycerol lipase alpha isoform X3, producing the protein MRGSILDAEARNSINIWIYLKSLVILFDIAWLTVGSVWLGHYYATSPIDDPKKVYVAIIICNWALVLITLITIWCTFDAAGRSWVKMKKYQRSMRETESRFNYKRSNSMNRNWRQRKVMRAYQDSWDHRCRLLFCCMGSTERNRNSFTDIARLLSDFFRELDVVPSDVVAGLVLLRKFQRLEREAIVRQRKNGTYEFLSGVPITERTQFLALNDAKNYDFFQTVIHYMYFAQGAYGWPMYVIINRTKMWHLLPELKCFGCCCGSGDDTDVIQDNCCLCNYAALKKTLQLGDIDIVYATYHVDVGETPFFVAIDYTQRSIVISIRGTLSMKDILTDLNAEAEVLPLQPPRDDWLGHKGMVQTAIYIRNKLLEENLIERALQRNTERQTHTFDLVLVGHSLGAGTAAILAILLKPEHPTLQCFSYSPPGGLLSMPAVEYSKSFITSVVLGKDVVPRIGLNQMEALRADLINAIQRSVDPKWKTISCSVICCGCGPEPTSVVNMSGQDTHINQYQEERGTARSTSAHPTDSSIALTLHQPLYPPGRIIHIVRHHPKPDEQKYDSGWRNVLKSREPVYQAIWADSTDFDEVLISPVMLQDHMPDKVLAALKKVVTTSGPRKPLRQTSNAFSTTSNEGQDTDQEAPKLSGHDNETEVKPDQGQTISHQTQMQTQTLHCKRPSQSSYTNLSNCLLLTPTAQHKLCLETSFTNGSAKEQLQAQQQRIICTVGGGSKASSIAGSIFGRSQMSNNTTTPYDISSALDDSITTVAMRQSPSLMSETATVIVNAESERAVPRLKAVAFDMALTPPPSLPLLGRQHSERKPRTLPLAQVPALRRASDAGVDLLHDDWYGLAPLASPETLSEISSVSSRTSVPISLANSIERYLQHMGVSAVSAPKVPLEDIFESQMHTPKVMRRAPKFTENLAGCAEDTRNLDQYKRMGRVFVTFPRIFPDQQPHSLNSSDDSFESASAHSLQRLQLPPSATVKCGASSKSADQLDGDQESARQAPAAKKLTFSDSDILAEEHCLRLCPHCPCGRDSQRGCCTRSDHSQCSEGGTSGTLGLGSTDTSYYSANSSLEQFVTPGRHQQHQHQQQQQQQQQLNGVLHLDEILMRPGVLESHFPVIGGSGGCIETPAIVAPASPSPLSNGKRPDVVGGRVRKRLSSEEFVFTRSEDLPTLVQIGDRSNHSSPSGRKRKGCVYPAGTSIRIDALGAAASSSPTSISKFSRTRVAIGAGAGGVAKKAATNNESNV
- the LOC108164307 gene encoding sn1-specific diacylglycerol lipase alpha isoform X5, whose amino-acid sequence is MPGLVVFRRRWSVGSDDLVVPGAFLLTIHFICFVIVSVSLVIFDYNTRILSIKLLFYHLIGYLLILFFSICVEIGICVISMRGSILDAEARNSINIWIYLKSLVILFDIAWLTVGSVWLGHYYATSPIDDPKKVYVAIIICNWALVLITLITIWCTFDAAGRSWVKMKKYQRSMRETESRFNYKRSNSMNRNWRQRKVMRAYQDSWDHRCRLLFCCMGSTERNRNSFTDIARLLSDFFRELDVVPSDVVAGLVLLRKFQRLEREAIVRQRKNGTYEFLSGVPITERTQFLALNDAKNYDFFQTVIHYMYFAQGAYGWPMYVIINRTKMWHLLPELKCFGCCCGSGDDTDVIQDNCCLCNYAALKKTLQLGDIDIVYATYHVDVGETPFFVAIDYTQRSIVISIRGTLSMKDILTDLNAEAEVLPLQPPRDDWLGHKGMVQTAIYIRNKLLEENLIERALQRNTERQTHTFDLVLVGHSLGAGTAAILAILLKPEHPTLQCFSYSPPGGLLSMPAVEYSKSFITSVVLGKDVVPRIGLNQMEALRADLINAIQRSVDPKWKTISCSVICCGCGPEPTSVVNMSGQDTHINQYQEERGTARSTSAHPTDSSIALTLHQPLYPPGRIIHIVRHHPKPDENVLKSREPVYQAIWADSTDFDEVLISPVMLQDHMPDKVLAALKKVVSCRERTVKACTTRKRNENTTITTTTTTTTTITTTTTTTQNTDTRL